A window from Phalacrocorax aristotelis chromosome 5, bGulAri2.1, whole genome shotgun sequence encodes these proteins:
- the FAM117B gene encoding protein FAM117B translates to MSHQRVRRNGSPTPAASLGGGGAVAAGGGAGASSRLQPMRATVPFQLKQQQQQHGSPTRSSGGAPGGGLPRAAPASRSISPTRAAPTGSGNGGRGGPAMATQTPGGGGGNAAASAAAAVSSRGSPTRASGARGSPPRPHHLPPPPPPPPPLGCGPSPCSSPVPQLPEGSATAAGRVRHRRHSPEQGRSSPERKSPSSPVCKADKSRPPSSSPSSIIRRTSSLDTLAAPYLAGQWPRDNHGQAAPCMRDKATQTESAWAEEYLEKKRSSHKRSASWGSNDQLKEIAKLRQQLQRSKHSSRHHRDKERQSPFHGNHAAINHSQAPIPKSALVPVIPITKSTGSRFRNSVEGLNQEIEIIIKETGDKEEQLVPQDIPDGHRAPPPLVQRSSSTRSIDTQTPGGADRGSNNSSRSQSVSPTSFLTIPNEGSEESPCSTDDLLADSRDKENGNNSPLPKYATSPKPNNSYMFKREPPEGCEKVKVFEENLPKPLHEIPAFYCPDKNKVNFIPKSGSAFCLVSILKPLLPTQDLTLKGTTHSLTVSSSMTPSLLQPISMASLSTNTDQDRISRGTSTVIPQTSLIQQSGHIEEAEG, encoded by the exons ATGTCTCACCAGCGCGTGAGGCGCAACGGCTCCCCGACCCCGGCCGCTTCCCTGGGGGGAGGCGGCGCCGTGGCGGCGGGTGGCGGAGCGGGAGCGAGCAGCCGCCTCCAGCCCATGCGGGCCACGGTGCCCTTCCAgctcaagcagcagcagcagcaacatggCAGCCCCACGAGGAGCAGCGGCGGCGCCCCGGGCGGGGGTCTTCCACGCGCGGCGCCCGCCTCGCGCAGCATCAGCCCCACGCGCGCGGCGCCCACCGGCAGCGGCAACGGCgggcgcggcggccccgccATGGCCACGCAGAcgccggggggagggggaggcaacGCCGCCGCCTCGGCGGCCGCCGCTGTCTCCTCGCGGGGTAGCCCCACGCGTGCCAGTGGGGCGCGGGGGAGCCCCCCTCGGCCCCACCACCTaccgccgcctcctcccccgccgccgcccctgGGCTGCGGGCCCTCACCTTGTTCTTCTCCGGTGCCTCAGCTGCCGGAGGGCAGTGCTACAGCGGCGGGCAGGGTCCGGCACCGGCGGCACTCACCGGAGCAAGGCAGGAGCTCCCCGGAGAGGAAGAGCCCCAGTTCCCCCGTCTGCAAAG CTGACAAATCAAGACCACCTTCATCAAGCCCATCCAGTATTATTCGCCGGACTTCCTCATTGGATACGCTTGCTGCTCCATACCTTGCTGGACAGTGGCCTCGTGATAATCATGGACAGGCTGCTCCATGTATGAGAGACAAAGCCACACAG ACAGAAAGTGCCTGGGCTGAAGAATAtttagaaaagaagagaagctcACACAAACGTTCAGCATCGTGGGGCAGCAATGATCAGCTCAAGGAG aTAGCAAAATTGCGTCAACAACTGCAGAGAAGCAAACACAGCAGTAGGCATCATCGTGATAAAGAAAGACAGTCTCCATTTCATGGTAACCATGCAGCCATTAACCACAGTCAG GCTCCCATCCCAAAGAGTGCTCTTGTTCCTGTGATACCTATTACCAAATCAACAGGATCACGATTCCGAAACAGTGTAGAAGGACTGAATCAGGAGATTGAGATAATAATTAAGGAGACGGGAGACAAAGAGGAACAGCTTGTT cctCAAGATATTCCAGATGGGCATCGTGCACCACCACCATTGGTTCAGCGTAGTAGTAGTACTCGCAGCATTGATACCCAAACACCTGGTGGAGCAGACAGGGGTAGTAACAACAGCAGCCGCTCTCAGTCAGTATCTCCAACCTCCTTTCTTACCATCCCTAATGAAGGCAGTGAAGAAAGTCCATGTTCTACAGATGATCTTCTTGCTGATTCCAGAGATAAAG AGAATGGAAATAATTCTCCCTTGCCAAAATATGCTACCtcaccaaaacccaacaacagcTACATGTTTAAGCGTGAACCTCCAGAGGGCTGTGAAAAAGTGAAAGTCTTTGAGGAAAACTT gcCAAAGCCATTGCACGAAATTCCAGCCTTCTACTGCCCTGACAAGAACAAAGTGAATTTCATTCCTAAAAGTGGCTCTGCTTTCTGTCTTGTCAGCATCCTCAAGCCACTTCTTCCCACACAGGATCTCACACTTAAGGGCACTACACACAGCCTGACTGTTTCCTCCAGCATGACGCCCAGTTTGTTACAGCCCATTTCTATGGCCTCCTTGTCTACAAACACAGATCAAGACAGGATCTCTCGTGGAACAAGTACAGTAATACCACAGACCTCTCTAATCCAGCAGTCGGGACATATTGAGGAAGCTGAAGGATAG